A section of the Flavobacterium sp. CG_23.5 genome encodes:
- a CDS encoding bifunctional 5,10-methylenetetrahydrofolate dehydrogenase/5,10-methenyltetrahydrofolate cyclohydrolase: MQLLDGKKTAEDIKGEIAAEVQKMKNNGEKVPHLAAVIVGNDGASLTYVGSKVKACERVGFESTLVKMPSTTSETELLKKIKELNEDPNIDGFIVQLPLPDQIDEQKVLMAVDPSKDVDGFHPENFGKMALDMSTFIPATPFGILELLERYGVETKGKHTVVIGRSHIVGRPMSILMGRKGFPGNSTVTLTHSYTKNIAQITTQADIIITALGVPNYLKAEMVKDGVVVIDVGITRVADETNDKGYVITGDVDFENVSKKASFITPVPGGVGPMTIAMLLKNTLLAREMKILKLGK; encoded by the coding sequence ATGCAACTACTAGACGGAAAAAAAACAGCAGAGGATATTAAAGGCGAGATCGCTGCCGAAGTGCAAAAAATGAAAAATAATGGGGAGAAAGTACCTCACTTAGCAGCAGTTATTGTAGGTAACGATGGAGCGAGTTTAACTTACGTGGGAAGCAAGGTAAAAGCATGTGAACGAGTAGGTTTTGAATCGACTTTAGTGAAAATGCCAAGCACCACATCGGAAACCGAATTGCTTAAAAAAATAAAAGAATTGAACGAGGATCCTAATATTGATGGATTTATAGTTCAGTTGCCACTTCCCGACCAAATTGATGAGCAAAAAGTATTGATGGCAGTTGATCCAAGTAAAGACGTTGATGGTTTTCATCCTGAGAATTTTGGAAAAATGGCTTTGGATATGAGCACTTTTATTCCTGCTACTCCTTTTGGAATCCTAGAGTTGTTAGAAAGATATGGAGTGGAAACCAAAGGGAAACATACTGTTGTGATAGGACGTAGTCATATTGTAGGAAGACCAATGAGTATTTTGATGGGTAGAAAAGGGTTTCCTGGAAATTCAACAGTAACCTTGACGCATAGTTATACCAAAAATATTGCTCAAATAACAACCCAAGCAGATATTATCATAACCGCTTTAGGTGTTCCGAATTACCTAAAAGCCGAGATGGTAAAAGACGGTGTCGTTGTAATCGATGTGGGTATTACCAGAGTTGCTGACGAAACAAATGACAAAGGATATGTGATTACTGGTGACGTAGATTTTGAAAATGTAAGCAAGAAAGCAAGCTTTATTACACCTGTCCCGGGAGGAGTAGGGCCTATGACCATCGCGATGCTGCTAAAAAACACGCTTTTGGCAAGAGAGATGAAAATTTTAAAGTTAGGGAAATAA
- the ffh gene encoding signal recognition particle protein, translating into MFDNLSDKLDKAFHILKGHGKITEVNVAETLKEVRRALLDADVNFKIAKDFTTKVKEKAIGQDVLTTLQPGQLLVKLVKDELTELMGGDVAGINLSGNPTVILMAGLQGSGKTTFSGKLANYLQTKKNKKPLLVACDIYRPAAIQQLYVVGDSIGVEVYSEPENKNPVEIAQNAIKHAKANGFNVVIVDTAGRLAVDTEMMDEIERVHKAIQPQETLFVVDAMTGQDAVNTAKAFNDILNFDGVILTKLDGDTRGGAAISIKSVVNKPIKFVGTGEKMDAIDVFYPIRMAERILGMGDVVSLVERAQEQFDEEEARKIQKKIAKNEFGFDDFLSQIQQVKKMGNMKDLVGMIPGASKAMKDVEIEDDAFKHIEAIIHSMTPAERSKPAIIDVKRKARISKGSGTKIEQVNQLMKQFEQMSKMMKMMQGPGGKNLMKMMGGMQGGMPGMR; encoded by the coding sequence ATGTTCGATAATTTAAGCGATAAGTTAGATAAAGCCTTCCATATATTAAAAGGTCACGGAAAAATTACAGAGGTAAATGTTGCCGAAACTTTGAAAGAAGTTCGTCGCGCATTACTTGATGCCGATGTCAACTTTAAAATTGCTAAAGATTTTACTACTAAAGTAAAAGAAAAAGCAATTGGACAAGACGTGTTAACTACACTTCAGCCAGGACAATTATTAGTAAAGTTAGTCAAAGATGAGCTTACGGAATTAATGGGTGGTGATGTTGCCGGAATCAATCTATCTGGAAACCCAACCGTTATTTTAATGGCGGGTTTGCAAGGATCTGGGAAAACAACATTTTCTGGTAAACTAGCGAATTATCTTCAAACGAAAAAGAATAAAAAACCACTTTTGGTAGCTTGTGATATCTATCGTCCTGCGGCAATTCAGCAATTATATGTTGTTGGAGATTCGATAGGTGTTGAGGTTTATTCAGAGCCAGAAAATAAGAATCCTGTTGAAATTGCTCAAAATGCAATCAAACATGCGAAAGCAAACGGGTTCAACGTTGTGATAGTCGATACAGCGGGTCGTTTGGCAGTTGATACGGAGATGATGGACGAAATCGAACGCGTTCATAAAGCAATTCAGCCACAAGAAACCTTATTTGTTGTTGATGCAATGACAGGTCAAGATGCGGTAAATACTGCTAAAGCTTTCAACGACATATTGAATTTTGATGGTGTTATCTTAACGAAATTAGATGGTGACACTCGTGGAGGAGCTGCTATTTCAATTAAATCAGTAGTTAACAAACCAATTAAATTTGTTGGTACCGGCGAAAAAATGGATGCGATAGATGTATTTTATCCTATTCGTATGGCAGAACGTATCCTTGGAATGGGAGATGTTGTGTCTTTGGTAGAAAGAGCACAAGAGCAATTTGACGAAGAAGAAGCCAGAAAAATCCAAAAGAAGATTGCCAAAAACGAATTCGGTTTTGATGATTTCTTATCTCAAATTCAGCAAGTAAAGAAAATGGGTAATATGAAGGATTTGGTTGGAATGATACCGGGTGCTTCAAAAGCAATGAAAGATGTTGAAATTGAAGATGATGCTTTCAAACATATTGAAGCTATCATTCACTCGATGACTCCTGCTGAGAGAAGTAAACCAGCAATTATTGATGTTAAAAGAAAAGCCAGAATATCAAAAGGTTCCGGAACCAAAATAGAGCAAGTTAATCAATTGATGAAACAGTTTGAGCAAATGAGTAAGATGATGAAAATGATGCAAGGACCAGGAGGGAAAAACCTCATGAAGATGATGGGCGGAATGCAAGGCGGTATGCCAGGAATGAGATAA